In Deferribacteraceae bacterium V6Fe1, one genomic interval encodes:
- a CDS encoding DUF456 domain-containing protein, which yields MLSVLFFVLLILQFFLVILNLVGLPGNIVSLVLPLIYYFSSKMTFWQLIFLISLIAAGEVIEFLIGYYAGKNVGAVKGSFFVSVIFSIVLGIIMAPLFFGVGAIIGTFLGAFIGTFLYEYIVTRDKSLAFERGIASFKGRFLGTFLKVSIGISTVILSGFYIF from the coding sequence ATGCTTAGTGTATTATTTTTTGTGCTGCTTATTTTACAGTTTTTTTTGGTTATTTTAAATCTTGTTGGTCTTCCGGGCAATATTGTATCACTTGTATTACCGTTGATATATTATTTTTCATCAAAAATGACTTTTTGGCAGCTAATATTTTTGATTTCTCTCATTGCAGCAGGTGAAGTGATCGAATTTTTAATCGGTTATTACGCAGGGAAAAATGTTGGTGCGGTAAAGGGGAGTTTTTTTGTATCTGTAATATTTTCGATAGTGTTGGGGATAATAATGGCTCCGCTATTTTTTGGTGTAGGAGCAATTATAGGGACATTTTTAGGTGCATTTATTGGAACATTCCTTTATGAATATATTGTTACAAGGGATAAAAGCCTTGCCTTTGAAAGAGGGATCGCATCTTTTAAAGGAAGATTTTTGGGGACTTTTTTAAAAGTTTCAATCGGTATTTCAACAGTTATACTGTCCGGATTTTATATATTCTGA
- a CDS encoding PepSY domain-containing protein, whose product MKKLALVLGTLAITTALAFAQGGWGGQGMGPGYGMRGQGFGPGGCYGGYNQNVQVKQLTEEEAVKAVQDVIAQNYKGYEIVKTEKFNMPRGTVYQVEAKDAAGNLFTFHVNPFGNVRGPFLAQ is encoded by the coding sequence ATGAAAAAGTTAGCTTTAGTTTTAGGAACACTGGCAATAACCACAGCCCTTGCATTTGCTCAAGGCGGCTGGGGTGGTCAAGGGATGGGACCCGGTTACGGAATGAGAGGGCAAGGATTTGGCCCTGGCGGTTGCTATGGCGGCTACAATCAAAATGTTCAGGTAAAACAGCTTACTGAGGAAGAAGCCGTTAAAGCGGTACAGGATGTTATAGCTCAAAACTACAAAGGGTATGAAATTGTAAAAACTGAAAAATTTAACATGCCAAGAGGCACCGTTTATCAGGTTGAGGCTAAAGATGCCGCAGGCAACCTGTTTACTTTTCATGTAAATCCATTTGGAAATGTAAGAGGACCATTTTTAGCACAGTAA
- a CDS encoding PepSY domain-containing protein, whose translation MKKALTAILVAGALVVGAGSLKSAKADSEDGKTLNGTIKISRVQESDYPFMANISMAEAIQYAKKSNSGGKILKAELEEENGFLVYDVEVVQKNGDTVKLSIDAGNGKVLNIKKDKSDSDHEHDDENDDEENDNEKDS comes from the coding sequence ATGAAAAAAGCACTAACAGCAATTTTAGTAGCAGGAGCATTGGTAGTAGGAGCAGGAAGCTTAAAATCAGCAAAAGCTGATTCTGAGGATGGTAAGACCTTAAACGGGACAATAAAAATTAGTAGAGTACAAGAGTCTGACTATCCATTTATGGCAAATATAAGTATGGCTGAGGCAATTCAATATGCAAAGAAGAGTAATTCAGGCGGGAAAATTTTAAAAGCTGAATTGGAAGAAGAAAATGGTTTTTTAGTTTATGACGTTGAAGTTGTACAAAAAAATGGTGATACCGTGAAGCTTTCTATTGATGCAGGAAATGGAAAAGTTTTAAACATTAAAAAAGATAAATCTGACAGCGACCACGAACATGATGATGAAAACGATGATGAAGAAAATGACAATGAAAAAGATTCATAA
- a CDS encoding MBL fold metallo-hydrolase, whose product MESADKYIVVDVGLPLYRLKEFIQFDEDKGIDLYLTHEHTDHIAGIKPFLNKFKPNVYTSEGTAVELHSKGISCEHFYILDPSKIYSMKEYEVYPFKIAHDGRQPFGYRFNFNKLSVGFATDLGFVSKDVLSGITGCECVILESNYEDELLINGSYPYHLKKRVMSSKGHLSNKEALNAVSQIFSKGLKKLFLGHISEENNSYTLIEKYVDFCKSNFAIEADYFKQMTPVKGLILDA is encoded by the coding sequence ATGGAATCCGCAGATAAATATATAGTTGTGGATGTTGGGCTGCCGCTTTATCGTTTAAAAGAGTTTATCCAATTTGATGAAGATAAGGGGATAGATTTATATCTCACCCATGAGCATACAGACCATATCGCAGGGATAAAACCTTTCCTGAATAAATTTAAGCCTAATGTTTATACAAGTGAAGGGACTGCGGTAGAGCTTCACTCTAAAGGGATTAGTTGTGAACACTTTTATATATTAGATCCGAGTAAAATTTATTCTATGAAAGAGTATGAGGTATACCCTTTTAAAATTGCGCATGACGGCAGACAGCCGTTTGGATATAGGTTTAATTTCAATAAACTTTCTGTGGGGTTTGCCACAGATTTGGGTTTTGTATCAAAAGATGTGTTAAGCGGAATAACCGGTTGTGAATGTGTTATTTTGGAGTCAAATTATGAGGATGAGCTTCTTATAAATGGTTCATACCCTTATCATCTTAAAAAAAGGGTGATGTCTTCAAAAGGGCATCTTTCCAATAAAGAAGCCCTTAATGCGGTAAGTCAGATATTTTCAAAAGGTTTAAAAAAACTGTTTTTGGGGCATATTAGTGAGGAAAATAATAGCTATACACTTATTGAAAAATATGTGGACTTTTGTAAAAGTAACTTTGCAATTGAAGCAGATTATTTTAAACAAATGACACCTGTCAAAGGATTGATTCTGGATGCTTAG
- a CDS encoding response regulator transcription factor codes for MRILIVDDDTFLLEQILLVLKKQRYSVDTAKNGEEALYKSFEYTYDAIILDIMMPKVDGFTVLKELRNAKINTPVILLTAKGDVQSKIKGLDIGADDYLAKPFSMDELLARLRAILRRFSSQAESILTIGGLKLDTVSRTVAINNKSVELTIKEFSILEFLLYNKNRVVSRFSLAEHVWGDEFDPFNMSNFMDVHIKNLRDKLAAAGCNNFIKTKRGIGYIIEEEI; via the coding sequence ATGCGTATACTAATAGTTGATGATGATACTTTTTTACTTGAACAAATCTTACTGGTCTTGAAAAAACAAAGATATTCTGTTGACACAGCTAAAAACGGGGAGGAAGCTCTATATAAAAGTTTTGAATACACTTACGACGCTATAATTTTAGACATAATGATGCCTAAAGTTGATGGCTTTACCGTTCTTAAAGAACTTAGAAATGCCAAAATAAATACACCAGTCATATTGCTTACTGCAAAAGGTGATGTCCAAAGTAAAATAAAAGGGCTTGATATTGGTGCGGATGATTATCTTGCAAAGCCATTTTCCATGGATGAGCTTTTAGCCAGACTCAGAGCTATTTTAAGAAGATTTTCCTCACAAGCAGAGTCAATCTTGACAATCGGAGGTTTAAAACTTGATACTGTGAGTAGGACAGTGGCAATAAATAATAAATCAGTTGAATTAACTATAAAAGAATTCTCGATACTAGAGTTTCTGCTTTATAATAAAAATAGAGTAGTTTCACGTTTTAGCTTAGCCGAACATGTTTGGGGTGATGAATTTGACCCGTTTAATATGTCAAACTTTATGGATGTTCATATAAAAAATCTGCGGGATAAACTTGCTGCAGCTGGCTGTAACAATTTCATTAAGACTAAAAGAGGTATAGGCTATATAATAGAGGAAGAAATTTGA
- a CDS encoding tyrosine-protein phosphatase yields MKNKKHIVIFVLIVFTLITGRLIYLEEQGNFWEISKNRFYRSAQLDSDELEKYIKQYKIRTIINLRGDSNAQWYKDEINICNKFNINHIDLSLSATSEPSESKINKLISILQKASFPILVHCKAGADRSGLATAIWLVTFENKPYYIAKQQLSLIYGHFSIGPTKVMDNYLKKWYEKYKKKDVI; encoded by the coding sequence ATGAAAAATAAAAAACATATCGTAATATTTGTGTTAATTGTTTTCACACTAATAACAGGAAGATTAATATATCTCGAAGAACAAGGAAACTTTTGGGAAATAAGCAAAAATCGTTTTTATCGTTCCGCACAATTGGATAGCGACGAGCTAGAGAAATACATCAAACAATATAAAATTAGAACCATTATTAATTTAAGAGGCGACTCAAATGCTCAATGGTACAAAGATGAAATAAATATTTGCAATAAATTTAACATAAATCATATAGATTTATCTCTTAGTGCCACATCTGAACCCTCGGAGTCTAAAATAAACAAATTAATATCAATACTGCAAAAAGCATCTTTTCCGATATTGGTTCATTGTAAAGCAGGAGCGGATAGGTCAGGACTTGCTACGGCCATATGGCTTGTCACATTTGAAAATAAACCTTATTATATTGCCAAACAGCAGTTATCACTAATATATGGTCATTTCTCTATAGGCCCGACAAAGGTAATGGATAATTATCTAAAAAAGTGGTATGAAAAATATAAGAAAAAAGATGTAATATAA
- a CDS encoding GHKL domain-containing protein, giving the protein MKKINVKTKIALLISFAGFLTSLFFSLILYFELAEQPFDLLDSILKEEATRVIEYIDSDLKTEQDLLRDFNRYWVKIFDTQSGKVIFKSELAKRVNIKLLSPGKKITFKNEISNNLTAYTTEEKKDVIIRVNSYNITTPKGTYIVQIGRHIEGLENEVLNLLSVLVYGLILSMFLLFVISWVIAGKILKPVSIMKNLTQEISEKNIGVRVPVGEADDEFSQLAKTINKMLDRLQYSFKKQKDFLYNTSHELKTPLSTIRIGIDESLLNTSEEIPDKIKYNLTIMRKRILKLEKLIKDLLNLSALEAENVIDKKSINIANLLKSLIDDYEILTKAKNIKINCNIEYEKDILCDEKKIYRALSNLIDNAIKYNIENGTIEISIKKSGKFLLISISNTSMEISKEELPLIFEQFYRIEKSRSEDEGGSGLGLAIVKKIIELHNGNIKVESKNGWTTISISLPISN; this is encoded by the coding sequence TTGAAAAAGATTAATGTAAAAACAAAAATTGCTCTATTAATATCATTTGCAGGTTTTTTAACTAGTCTGTTCTTTTCCTTAATCCTATATTTTGAGCTTGCCGAACAACCTTTTGACCTTTTGGATTCTATTCTAAAAGAGGAAGCTACAAGAGTCATAGAATATATTGATAGTGATTTGAAAACGGAACAAGATTTATTAAGAGACTTTAATCGTTATTGGGTTAAGATTTTCGATACTCAAAGTGGAAAAGTCATTTTTAAGTCTGAACTCGCAAAAAGAGTAAACATAAAACTTCTATCACCAGGCAAGAAAATAACATTCAAAAATGAAATTTCCAACAATCTAACTGCCTATACCACCGAAGAAAAAAAAGATGTTATAATCAGAGTTAACTCATATAATATTACTACCCCAAAAGGCACTTATATAGTTCAAATCGGTAGACATATTGAAGGTTTGGAAAATGAAGTTTTAAATCTTTTATCTGTTTTAGTGTATGGATTGATACTATCAATGTTTTTATTATTTGTAATAAGTTGGGTTATAGCTGGAAAAATTCTAAAACCTGTTTCAATAATGAAGAATTTAACTCAAGAGATATCTGAAAAAAATATTGGAGTTAGAGTGCCTGTAGGAGAAGCTGATGATGAATTTTCTCAACTGGCAAAAACTATTAATAAAATGCTTGACAGACTTCAATATTCTTTTAAAAAGCAAAAAGATTTTTTATATAATACGTCTCACGAGTTAAAAACACCTTTAAGTACAATAAGGATAGGTATTGATGAGTCTCTTTTAAATACCAGCGAAGAAATACCTGACAAAATAAAATATAATCTTACTATAATGAGAAAAAGAATCTTAAAATTAGAAAAACTAATTAAAGATCTTCTAAATCTCTCCGCACTTGAAGCAGAAAATGTTATTGATAAAAAGTCTATAAACATAGCTAACCTTTTAAAATCTCTTATCGATGATTATGAAATTTTGACAAAAGCTAAAAATATAAAGATAAATTGTAATATTGAATATGAAAAAGATATTTTGTGCGATGAAAAAAAGATATATAGAGCATTGTCTAATCTAATTGACAATGCCATAAAATATAATATTGAGAATGGTACAATAGAAATTTCTATTAAAAAATCAGGTAAATTTTTACTTATTTCTATATCTAATACCAGCATGGAGATTTCGAAAGAAGAACTGCCCCTTATTTTTGAACAATTTTACAGAATAGAAAAGTCGAGATCAGAAGATGAAGGTGGCTCAGGGCTGGGGCTTGCAATCGTAAAAAAAATTATTGAACTTCATAATGGCAATATTAAGGTTGAAAGTAAAAATGGCTGGACAACAATAAGTATATCTCTACCGATAAGCAATTAA
- the larA gene encoding nickel-dependent lactate racemase — MKIKYSKEILDIQLNKKAEDLYRSFSLPALSKDEIISALNQSPIYSDGLDNVIAQARRILIILPDVTRKSGAEIFLDEIIKKIEENKKDFSIIFAIGTHRQLTEDEQKSILTEKLFNNYKHKILKHDCEDMELHEYYGKTKNNTPILINRAYLEHDTIIPIASVSYHYFAGFGGGRKMIVPGIAAKKTIMANHSLVLDPANKTKHKYAVTGNLKQNPVHDDLVYCLMVARRGKTFFLINTILNEAAEIVYVSGGDLFMSHIAATEKLKELTSIRISKKYDAAIISCGGFPKDINLVQAQKSLDRGCKIVKDGGKIIFFAKCQDGYGNKYFEEFFDIKTSEEMFDILLKDYQINRQTAFNLKSILEKYDVYIYSDFGNDDLDRMGFKKLDNPDQINDILIDSDEIAFIPDAYNSYFDLS; from the coding sequence TTGAAAATAAAGTATTCTAAAGAGATTCTTGATATACAATTAAATAAAAAGGCTGAGGATTTATACCGTAGTTTTTCACTCCCCGCACTTTCAAAAGATGAAATTATAAGCGCTTTAAACCAAAGCCCCATTTACAGTGACGGTTTGGATAATGTTATTGCCCAAGCAAGGCGTATACTCATCATCCTGCCGGATGTGACAAGAAAATCAGGGGCTGAGATATTTTTGGATGAAATCATAAAAAAAATAGAGGAAAACAAGAAGGATTTTAGTATTATATTTGCCATTGGAACCCACAGACAATTGACAGAGGATGAACAAAAGTCAATCCTTACCGAAAAGCTATTTAACAACTATAAACACAAAATTCTTAAACATGACTGCGAAGATATGGAGCTTCATGAATACTATGGAAAGACAAAAAATAATACACCCATCCTTATAAACAGGGCTTACTTGGAGCACGATACGATAATACCTATAGCTTCCGTGAGCTATCATTACTTTGCAGGCTTTGGTGGTGGGAGGAAAATGATAGTGCCGGGGATTGCTGCCAAAAAAACAATTATGGCAAACCACAGTCTCGTATTAGACCCTGCAAATAAAACAAAGCATAAGTATGCCGTCACCGGTAATCTTAAACAAAATCCTGTCCATGATGACCTTGTTTATTGTCTTATGGTTGCAAGACGTGGCAAAACTTTTTTCCTTATCAATACTATACTTAATGAAGCAGCTGAAATCGTCTATGTTTCCGGAGGGGACCTCTTTATGTCACATATCGCCGCAACCGAAAAACTTAAAGAGCTCACATCCATTAGAATATCAAAGAAATATGATGCTGCAATTATCTCCTGCGGTGGTTTTCCCAAAGATATTAACCTTGTGCAAGCACAGAAATCTCTCGATAGAGGGTGCAAAATTGTTAAGGATGGTGGCAAAATTATCTTTTTTGCAAAATGCCAAGACGGCTACGGCAACAAATATTTTGAGGAATTTTTTGATATCAAGACATCCGAAGAGATGTTTGATATATTATTAAAAGATTACCAAATAAACAGGCAGACAGCTTTTAATTTAAAATCTATTTTGGAAAAGTATGACGTGTATATTTACTCAGACTTTGGCAATGATGACCTTGATAGAATGGGATTTAAAAAATTGGACAATCCGGATCAGATAAATGATATTTTAATAGATAGCGATGAGATAGCTTTTATTCCGGATGCCTATAATTCATATTTTGACTTGTCTTAA